The following is a genomic window from Malus sylvestris chromosome 12, drMalSylv7.2, whole genome shotgun sequence.
CTCCTCCACCATCAGATGGTGGAACGTTAACTTCTGGCTCCATAGTTTTGATCCGTTTCTGAATCTCTTTCATCTTCTCCTCCGTAAACAAAAGCAAATTGGTTAGCTCTCTATCTTCAAATGTATGAAATGGCTTACCATTTTGAGTGATCTGGTGCATGATATCATTCACCTCCACATCAAAGTTCTCTCTTTGAATCCTGTTGATTCGATCTTTAAGTTTGGTTACCTTCTCCTTGAGGTAAGTTTCCTGGTCCGTCATCTTCGCCAACCGCGCGGGAAATGGTATGCTTTGGTACCTTGCAATTAGTTGTTGGAGTAATGGGGGCTCAGGCCATGTACTAGGCTCACCAGTGGCCGGGTCATAGACAATGGTGAAGCCACCCACATCACATAAGGTGGTTATTTCAcgcatttttttaaaaaagcttTCTCTACTTCTTTTGGAGGTGGCTTTCCGAGCATTATCGTTCACTATCCAAGCAAGTTTCACTTTGCTCCTGGGCATGATTGATAATGCTCCTCCTATATATTCACCTTTTTCCCACTTCAACTCATATGCTTCATGTTCCACCCACCCAAGGCTATTTATAGCACA
Proteins encoded in this region:
- the LOC126592122 gene encoding MADS-box transcription factor PHERES 2-like — protein: MREITTLCDVGGFTIVYDPATGEPSTWPEPPLLQQLIARYQSIPFPARLAKMTDQETYLKEKVTKLKDRINRIQRENFDVEVNDIMHQITQNGKPFHTFEDRELTNLLLFTEEKMKEIQKRIKTMEPEVNVPPSDGGGEFNMRVPEHGEDRREYLFKYLEWAKRKLAMEKAAGAVQSSFHNCSEVATVEMMLGFRNP